In Chitinophaga nivalis, a single genomic region encodes these proteins:
- a CDS encoding VOC family protein — translation MEHLNNIVSSDFLKMEYDYIEYYVGMAKMVVYWHVKALGYKVIAYCGPETGTPDKCSYYLVKNDIKLVITSASQPSSYKIVSFVDLHGNGIKRIAVKVDSVQEHFSLAIKNGGIPLQNPVTLEDELGSVEYASLKIFDDNEIVLINYDNYSGDFMPGYINVEEDWDWPGEDSALERIDHIACALRLSEMNLWENYFNNIFFSKTVSQFDERKKGKEKEKKIGMLLKVLQSENKQINNVLVEPDHGVKSQVSTFIDQHYGAGIQHIAFESSNIFRSVEVLRANGVRFTKYPEVYYEKLRRKYPDLDTTLLEKHGVLCDVLDGALLFQIFTAPIGDRATFFYEIVQRVNNYEGFGLDNIHALFEALETELMAKSVL, via the coding sequence ATGGAACATCTGAATAATATTGTCTCTTCTGATTTCTTAAAAATGGAATATGACTACATCGAGTATTATGTAGGAATGGCAAAAATGGTAGTTTACTGGCACGTGAAAGCATTAGGTTATAAAGTGATTGCCTATTGTGGTCCGGAAACAGGAACGCCGGATAAATGCTCCTACTATCTGGTGAAAAATGATATCAAACTCGTTATCACTTCTGCTTCTCAGCCCAGTTCCTATAAGATCGTATCCTTTGTAGATCTGCATGGTAACGGTATTAAGCGGATTGCTGTAAAAGTGGATAGCGTGCAGGAACATTTTTCACTCGCCATTAAAAACGGTGGTATACCACTACAAAATCCGGTTACGTTGGAAGATGAGTTAGGATCGGTAGAATATGCATCACTCAAAATATTTGATGACAATGAAATTGTACTGATCAATTATGATAACTACAGCGGTGATTTTATGCCCGGATACATTAACGTGGAAGAAGACTGGGATTGGCCCGGGGAAGACTCCGCACTGGAACGGATTGATCACATTGCCTGTGCCCTGCGTTTGAGTGAAATGAATCTGTGGGAAAATTATTTCAACAACATCTTCTTCTCCAAAACAGTATCTCAGTTCGATGAACGAAAGAAAGGAAAAGAAAAAGAGAAGAAAATCGGGATGTTGCTGAAAGTATTGCAATCGGAAAATAAACAGATCAATAACGTACTGGTAGAACCGGATCATGGCGTGAAATCGCAGGTGTCAACGTTTATTGACCAGCATTATGGCGCAGGCATCCAGCATATCGCCTTTGAATCCAGCAATATTTTCAGATCGGTGGAAGTACTCCGTGCCAATGGCGTCCGGTTTACAAAATACCCGGAGGTATATTATGAGAAGCTGCGCCGGAAATATCCGGATCTGGATACAACGTTACTGGAGAAGCATGGTGTGCTGTGTGATGTGCTGGATGGTGCATTGCTGTTCCAGATTTTTACTGCGCCTATTGGTGACCGGGCTACCTTCTTCTATGAAATCGTACAGCGGGTAAATAATTACGAAGGCTTTGGCCTGGATAATATTCATGCGCTGTTTGAAGCATTGGAAACGGAATTGATGGCCAAAAGTGTATTGTAA
- a CDS encoding aminotransferase-like domain-containing protein, with the protein MSYNAAINIGQDFNAINPLLKELGEDVMGFLNEIQLRYPAAVSFASGRPNEQYFGLEEFADHFNRFVEEEVVAGKKERQAVIGGLGQYNRAKGVINAAVAKYLEQDEQIKANPEDILITVGTQEAVALVALTLCDREQDVIIVEDPTYVGITHFSIIAGYQLAPVQVGENGIDLDGVEKTIIRYREQGRKVKLVYVIPDYQNPTGNSMPGENRRRLLQLADQYDFYILEDNAYGEFNYDGVELLPIKAIDINKRVIYLRSFAKTLYPALRLAAIVADQQIELDGKATALSDLLAKTKGYTTVNTSTINQAVFAGLLIRENYSLKAVNREKVADLKQKRTQLLAALSEYLHPDLFPADQAITWNIPGGGFFITIHTPFHITKEDVIHCAEKYQVIFTPMSFFYLGEGGDKELRLAFSNVSAEQIKTGISRLAAFLQFKLQAAH; encoded by the coding sequence ATGTCGTACAACGCCGCCATAAATATCGGACAAGATTTTAACGCCATTAATCCTTTATTGAAAGAGCTGGGAGAAGATGTCATGGGATTTCTGAATGAAATTCAATTGCGTTATCCCGCTGCTGTTTCCTTCGCATCCGGGCGCCCCAATGAACAGTATTTTGGCCTGGAAGAATTTGCTGATCACTTTAACCGGTTTGTAGAAGAAGAGGTGGTTGCCGGTAAAAAGGAGCGCCAGGCAGTTATTGGTGGCCTGGGGCAATATAATCGTGCCAAAGGCGTGATTAATGCGGCCGTCGCGAAATACCTGGAACAGGACGAACAAATTAAAGCAAACCCGGAAGACATCCTGATAACGGTGGGCACGCAGGAAGCGGTGGCGTTGGTAGCGCTCACGCTGTGCGACCGGGAACAGGATGTAATCATCGTGGAAGATCCTACTTATGTGGGTATTACGCATTTTTCCATTATTGCCGGTTATCAGCTGGCCCCCGTACAGGTGGGGGAAAATGGGATCGATCTGGATGGCGTGGAAAAAACGATTATCCGTTACCGTGAGCAGGGGAGAAAGGTGAAACTGGTATATGTCATTCCGGATTACCAGAACCCGACCGGTAATTCCATGCCGGGAGAAAACAGACGCCGGCTGTTACAGCTGGCAGACCAGTATGATTTTTACATCCTGGAAGACAATGCCTACGGAGAATTCAATTATGATGGTGTGGAACTATTGCCTATTAAAGCAATAGATATCAATAAGCGGGTGATTTACCTGCGCTCTTTTGCCAAAACATTATATCCCGCTTTAAGGCTGGCGGCTATTGTGGCAGATCAGCAGATAGAGCTGGATGGAAAAGCAACAGCGTTGAGCGACCTGCTGGCCAAAACAAAAGGCTATACAACGGTGAATACCTCTACGATTAATCAGGCTGTTTTTGCCGGGTTGCTGATCCGGGAGAACTATTCGCTGAAAGCCGTGAACCGGGAAAAAGTAGCGGACCTGAAACAAAAAAGAACGCAGTTGCTGGCGGCGTTATCGGAATACCTGCATCCGGACCTGTTCCCGGCTGATCAGGCTATTACCTGGAACATACCCGGCGGCGGATTTTTTATTACCATTCATACCCCTTTCCATATTACAAAGGAAGATGTGATTCATTGCGCAGAAAAGTACCAGGTGATTTTTACGCCCATGTCTTTTTTTTATTTGGGAGAAGGAGGGGATAAGGAGCTCCGGCTGGCCTTCAGCAATGTATCTGCTGAACAGATCAAAACCGGTATCAGCCGCCTCGCGGCCTTCTTGCAATTCAAATTACAGGCAGCGCATTAG